A stretch of Castanea sativa cultivar Marrone di Chiusa Pesio chromosome 2, ASM4071231v1 DNA encodes these proteins:
- the LOC142623894 gene encoding putative F-box protein At1g65770, with protein MDEREVEWSDLPMELLRLIGKTVQARIDVVRFRSVCASCRSSIPPLRGLSPPLLLPFPFPINSAGGQSFLSQSTIYRLEPLDDNPNLSTCSSKSWLVKVEEFEPGRVRLLNPLSSLHIRFLPDSFPKVFNLLDFRVVEVGKAYKLQHSSGMNIAGVNKLVLFPNSAWTSCVEDKLIFGLFHEGKLGHVKYGDKNWTFVDDHKFYYDDITVYKGQPYVVDRLGTVSWIDSSMKLIQFSPPLCGLGNQKHLVESCGELYVVDRFFDRERRFDHELRRYRVCPKTVNFEVYKLDQEGGRWVMVKNLGYQVFILGKDSSFSVSATDFSGCKGNCIYFTDENDIGVFYFENQKTGKIVDFQDQYHLFWPPPSWLSSKSSSKC; from the coding sequence ATGGATGAGAGAGAGGTCGAGTGGTCTGATCTTCCAATGGAACTCTTGCGTTTAATCGGAAAAACCGTCCAAGCTCGCATCGATGTTGTAAGATTTCGCAGCGTCTGTGCTTCATGTAGATCCTCTATCCCTCCACTACGTGGGTTATCTCCTCCTTTGCTTCTCCCTTTTCCTTTCCCCATCAACTCAGCTGGAGGCCAATCCTTTCTCTCTCAAAGTACCATCTACCGTCTCGAGCCACTCGATGATAATCCAAACCTTTCAACATGTTCATCAAAGAGCTGGTTGGTCAAGGTGGAAGAGTTTGAACCTGGTCGAGTACGTCTTTTGAATCCACTTTCAAGCCTCCATATCAGGTTTCTGCCAGACTCTTTTCCAAAAGTGTTTAACTTATTGGATTTTCGAGTTGTCGAGGTAGGCAAAGCATATAAACTTCAACATAGTAGTGGCATGAATATTGCTGGTGTgaataaacttgttttgtttccTAACTCTGCGTGGACTAGTTGTGTTGAAGATAAATTGATTTTCGGGTTATTTCATGAAGGAAAGTTGGGGCATGTGAAATATGGAGACAAGAATTGGACCTTTGTGGATGATCACAAATTTTACTATGATGACATTACGGTATACAAGGGACAACCCTATGTTGTTGATAGATTGGGAACAGTTTCATGGATTGATTCATCAATGAAGCTGATACAATTTTCGCCTCCACTTTGTGGTTTGGGAAACCAGAAGCATTTGGTGGAGTCATGTGGAGAACTCTACGTTGTTGATAGGTTCTTTGATAGAGAGAGGAGGTTTGACCACGAACTCCGTAGATACCGTGTTTGTCCTAAGACAGTTAATTTTGAAGTTTATAAGCTGGACCAAGAGGGGGGTCGTTGGGTTATGGTCAAGAATTTGGGAtatcaagtttttattttgggtaaagaTAGTTCCTTCTCTGTTTCAGCAACAGACTTCTCCGGATGTAAAGGGAATTGCATTTACTTCACTGATGAAAATGACATTGGTGTCTTCTACTTTGAGAATCAAAAGACTGGCAAGATTGTAGATTTCCAAGACCAGTATCATCTATTTTGGCCTCCCCCATCTTGGCTCAGCTCAAAATCTTCATCTAAATGTTGA